Below is a genomic region from Spirosoma radiotolerans.
TAGCCTTTATAACAGCCCACCATTCCGATCGTGAACCCAAAAGCAATCGATTTCGTGATGGAGGCAAAAATGTCGAGGTAGGTAATGGCACCAAACACTTCCTGCATGAACGACGTAAAACTGGTTTGTTCGTTCTGATTGACGTTTATGTAGGCGCCCAGTAGCCCGACGAGAATGGTGTACATCGTCAGGAGGGGAATCGTGAACGAAGTAGCCAGCACCCGGCTGACAACCAGGAATTTAAATGGGTCGGTGCCCGATACCTCCATGGCGTCGATCTGTTCCGTTACGTTCATCGAGCCTAGTTCGGCGCCAATACTTGAGCCGACTTTACCAGCCGCAATCAGAGCCGTTACGAGCGGTCCTAACGCCCGGACAATGGCAATGGCAATGAGGGAGGGCAGCCAGGAGGTAGCCCCAAATTCGGATAGAGAGGGGCGCGATTGGTTCGTGAAAACGATACCCGTAATAAAGCCCGTTGTTGAGATCAGCAGCAACGAGCGAAACCCGACCTCATAGCATTGCCGGATAATCTCTTTGAATTCGTAGGGTGGCATGGCCGCTTCCCGAAAGAAACGACCTACAAACGAGGCCACGTCTGCCAGATTCAGAAAAAAGCTATCGAGCCGCCGGGTGACAACGGGCCGATCAGTAGACTTAGTAGTATCAGACTGCATTCAAACACTGGAGGAAAGGCCGACCGGACATGCCCTGTCGGCTATACGTTAATAACTGATTTTGGCGATTAGGGTTTATTTTGAGCGAGAGATTATGAATTTAGGCTCATTTTTTTGAGACCGAAGATCGGCTAAAAGTAAAAAAAATAGCTGAACCGCAACCATACGCGAAAAAACAGAATAAGTCCCGCAGAATCTGTCGGTCAAAATGAACGCAAGGTCAGTATAAAAAAACGACCTTTGTGCCGTAACAACCCGCCTGAATAATCCTGGCCCGGGTACGCTACCAGATTATGATCGACATTGGACGAATAAATACCCTGACTGCCCTGCGCCAAACCAGCGTCGGCTTCTTTTTGGGCGACCTGACGGACCGGAAATCGCAGGATTTTAGTAACGATATATTGCTGCCAAATAAATACGTACCTGACACACTCGCCGTTGACGATGACATCGACGTGTTCGTGTACACTGATTCGGAAGACCGTCCCATTGCCACGACCTTAACGCCTGCCATTCAGCGCAATGAGTTTGCCGCCTTGCAGGTAGTGTCGGTTACTTCAGCCGGGGCTTTCCTGGATTGGGGACTGGAGAAAGATCTGCTGGTTCCACACCGCGAACAGGCCTGGCCCATGGAAGTAGGTACGTGGTACGTCGTATTTATGTACCTCGACGAAACAACAAATCGGCTGGTGGCATCGAGCAAAGTAAACCGCTTTCTGGACCCTGACGTGAGTGATTTGTTTGTGGGAGAAGAGGTGCAACTACTGGCCTATGAGCTTACGGATCTGGGCGTCAATGTTATTATCAATAACCGATACCGGGGGTTAGTGTACGCGAATGAAATTTTCCGAACGGTCCGTCCTGGTGATCCCCTGATTGGCTACATAAAAAACATTCGCGACGATGGTCGGGTGGATGTAAGCTTGCAGCGGGCTGGTTTCGAAAACGTGGAGCCCAATGCCCGTCGGATTCTGGCTATGCTTAAGGCAGAGAATGGATTTCTGCCCTTAACGGACAATACATCCCCCGAGGCAATTTATGCCGCGCTGGAAATGAGCAAAAAGACGTTTAAAAAGGCGATCGGTACACTGTATCGGGAACGAAAAATTCTCATTGAAGACAAAGGAATCCGACTGGTGTAACAGGTCAACAAAAAAAGGATTAACCACAGCGGCACAAAGGCCGCGGAGATAAAAATTCCTCCGTGGCCTTTGTGCCGCTGTGGTTAATCCTTTCAAAGACTTATTTAGCTATTGGACTTGTCCACAGTCCGTGGACAACGCATAAACCGGGAAAGTACGAAAAATAGAACTAACCTATAGATGCACCCGAGCGTCCAAAAGGCCGATAGGCCGTTTGAAGAACTGGCGATAGAAAGGACGAATAATCGTCGGGACGCGACATTACCTCTTTGTAGAGCAACACCCGGTACAAATAGTAGCGAGTTTCGCGGGGAAGTTTCATGCGGTAATAATCGCGCTGGTCATCCCGCTTAAGCTGGTTTTTCATGTAGCCCGGCCCGGCGTTATAGGCAGCCGCTACCAACGACCAGGAACCCAGTTGCGTGTAGAGCGTGCGAAGGTACTTGCAGGCCGCTTCGGTCGCTTTCAACACATTGAATCGTTCATCAATCCGGCCTCCCACTTTGAGCCCCAGCGCACGGGCTGTGCCGGGCATTAATTGCCAGTATCCAGCCGCTCCGGCCCGCGAAACGGCTTTTGGCTGCAACGCACTTTCGGCCAGTGGAACATAGCGGAAATCATCGGGAATGTCGTATTTCTCCAGAATCGGATCAATGATCGGGAAGAATGTCTCGGCCCGTTGCCGAAGGTTACCCAAGTCGCTGGCGTGGGTACGGAAAAGCGTAAAAACGTGTTTCCAGCGGTCAACAACATCGGTTTGGTCGAGCGGCAGACACTCACCACAAAAATCAACATCAAGCAGCGGTAGTTCGGGCGCAGTCGCCAAAATAGGTTGAATAATGGCCGATACATCCGATCGGCGGTCTAACAAAGCAGTCGCATCAGACTGGGTTACTGCACCGGTTCTTGAGGGGTGGAGATTCGGAATCGCCGATGAGCCAAGGCTCGGGGCAATTAATTTGGCAGCAACCGTGACGGCCGGGCGAATAAAGGCCATCAAAAATGGAAATCCAACTCGTTTCAACAAAACTCAATTCAGGATGGTACTTGGTTTATAACGACAGGATAGCTGGTTCAGTGCCTTGATAATCAATAAATTATATAGCTTTTTGTCATATATCGGCTTGCGCTTTTTGCGTTCCTGCCTAAACCAAACTGAGTTTCAGTGCATTAGCCAGCAAGGAAGCGTATACGTCTTCTGGCGGGCTTTACTGATTAAAATTCGCCCGTTAAAAATAGATTTATCTGCTGACCTCGTTCGTTTTTAACAGTAAAAAAAGAGTAGTCGCACACTTTACCACCTATAGTTAACAGTCCATTCAAATGCCTTTACGCTCCCGAGATTGGTTTGGCCGCACCGGAAAAGACGGCTTTATTTATCGTGCCTGGATGAAAAATCAGGGCTTTCCGCATCATGAATTTGAAGGAAAGCCTGTGATTGGTATTTGTAATACATGGTCGGAGCTCACTCCCTGCAACGCCCACTTTCGAGAACTGGCCGAAGCCATTAAACGCGGTGTGTGGGAAGCAGGCGGTTTCCCACTGGAATTTCCGGTTATGTCGCTGGGCGAGTGCCAGATTAAGCCGACCGCCATGCTCTTTCGCAACCTGGCCAGCATGGATGTTGAAGAAAGCATTCGGGGCAACTCCATCGATGGGGTCATTCTCATGTGCGGCTGCGACAAAACAACCCCTTCGCTGGTGATGGGGGCGTGCAGTGTGGATATTCCAACGATGGTCGTGTCGGGCGGACCGATGCTGGCCGGTCGCTTTCAGGGCCGTAAAATTGGCACCAGCGACCTCTGGCGCTTTGCTGAATCGTTCAAAATGGGCGAGATGAGCCAGGCCGAATTCATAGCGGCTGAAGCCAGTATGGCCCGTAGTCAGGGGCACTGTGCCGTGATGGGCACAGCCAGCACCATGGCGGCTATGGTGGAGTCATTAGGATTGTCTCTGCCCGATAATGCGACGATTCCGGCCGCCGATTCGCGCCGGAAAGTACTGGCGCACATGACAGGCGTTCGAATGGTGGAGTTGGTGAAGGAGGGGGTCAAGCCGTCGCAAATCCTGACCCGGCAGGCGTTCGAAAACGCAATCATGGTCAATGCGGCTCTGGGTGGGTCCACCAATTTTATATTGCACCTGACGGCCATTGCCGGGCGAGTGGGTGTCGATTTATCGCTGGATGATTTCGATACGCTGTCGGCTAAAATCCCTTTGCTGGCTAACCTGCAACCGTCCGGTGAGCATTTTGTGGAAGATTTATTTTATGCTGGTGGCCTTCCCGCTGTTATCCGCGAACTGCGGGATGTGCTGAACAACGACGCAATAACCGTAAATGGCCACTCGATAGGCGAGAATTGTGCCGATGCTCAGTGCTATGATCCCGCTGTCATTGCGTCTGTCGGCCAACCGTTTAAGCCGGAGTCGGGCGTTGCGGTCCTGCGGGGAAATCTCTGTCCGAATGGAGCCGTCTTGAAGCCGTCGGCGGCATCGCCCCACCTGATGCAGCATACCGGCAGGGCGGTCGTATTTGAAAACATCGATGATTACAAAGCCCGAATCGACGATCCTGATCTGGATGTTGATCCAACCTGCGTGCTGGTGCTGAAAAACGTGGGACCCAAGGGATATCCCGGTATGCCCGAAGTGGGAAACATGCAACTACCGGCCAAAATTCTGGAGCAGGGTGTGCACGACATGGTCCGTATTTCGGATGGTCGTATGAGCGGTACGGGCTTCGGAACGGTTGTGCTGCATGTGTCGCCTGAATCGGCCGTGGGGGGCAACCTGGCACTGGTGCAAAACGGCGACCTGATTACGCTCGACGTTGAGAATCGGAGCCTGCATTTACACGTATCGGATCAGGAACTGGCCGGTCGGCTCGTTCATTTCAAACCGCTCGATCTAGGCTATAGTCGGGGCTACGTAAATCTTTACATTCGGCACGTAACCCAGGCGCATGAAGGAGCCGATTTTGATTTTCTGCGGGGCGGTTCCGGCAGCGAAGTAAAGCGGGATAGCCACTGACGATGCCAACGACATTTGAAAACCAGACCGTACTCATTACGGGTGCCGGAGTCGGTATTGGCTTTGCTATTGCCAGAGCGTTAGCCCTACAGGGTGCCAATGTGTTGCTTAATGACTATGATGAAGGACTGGCGCAAAAAGCCGCCGACGACATTCGGCAGGCGGGTGGTGTCTGTCACGCTCTTCCCGGCGACGCATCGGACGTGTCGTTCATTCAGACAATGGTTGATACGGCCGTTCGTCTGTTCGGCTCATTGGACATTGCCATTGCAAATGCAGGAATCACCATTTTTGGCGATATTTTCACGACCACGCCCGACTCGTTTGAGAAAATCGTAAACCTGAATTTACGGGGCAGCTTTTTTCTGGCTCAGGCGGCTTCGCTTCAGATGCGCAGACAGGGGAAGGGGGGGAGCATGTTGTTTATGTCGTCGGTGGTGGGGCATCAGGCGCATCCCGGATTGCCGGTCTACAGCATGACCAAAGCCGGGCTGGAGATGCTGGCTAAGCAGTTGGTGATCGATTTTTCACCTCTTGGCATCACCGTAAACGCGATTGCGCCGGGTGCTACCCTAACCGAACGGACACTGGATGATCCGACCTATATACCCATCTGGTCGCGTATTACCCCAATGGGACGCCCAGCGACCGTTGACGACATTGCTAATGCGGCTTTATTCCTGGTTTCGCCCGCATCCCGACACATCACCGGCCAGAGCCTGGTTGTCGATGGTGGCTGGACGAGTGTAAGCCCCCCGCCAGTTTAGATAATTTTGAATGAGCGAATGATAGAATGACTGAATGAAAACTGTGCTCTCTCGCCCTCTATCCAGTCATTCTATCATTCAAAATTATTCATTTCCGCCCTAATGTAATGAGCACGACGCCAACCAGCGCAACAACAGCGCCAACAAAAGACTGGCTTGAAAAAACTTCTCCGGCAAAGGTTGTTCCTAACAGCATAGCCACAACTGGATTGACGAAAGCGTAGGTAGACAAGAGTTGCGGAGTGGCATTGCGGGCTAGCCAGGAGTAGGATGAAAAACCAATGATGCTGCCAAAAATAACCAGGTAAATCATGGAGCCAATGGCCTTGCCAGGGGCATCGAAAATGCTGAACAGGCTAACAGGTTCTAGGGCTAAACTAATTGGCATAAGAACCAATCCCCCGATAATCATCTGAATACCACTCGAAATTGTGCCCGATGGGAGGGAAAGGCGGGGAGTCAGCAGCGTACCAATGGCCCAGGCGAAGTTACCAGCCGCCACCAGTCCGACGCCAATCAACTTGGCATCGACTCCACCCGTACCCTGAAGTTTGTCGGGTTTTACCAGCAGATAAATACCAAGTAGGCCGATGGCTAGCCCCGCGAGTGCCAGGTTACTGGGCCGTTTTTTGCCAAATGAAATCCAGTTGAGCGAAAGAAGGTAAACTGGCAACAAACCTCCCATCAACGCAGCCATGCCACTGGGAATGTATTGAATGCCCAAGGACAGGCACCCATTGGCAACGGCCAGCAACAAGATCCCGATAATGCCCGACGATTTCCATTCGGCCAGGGTTGGGTTAGGCGTACCGCTGACGCGGGCATAGCTGTAGAGAATGACGCCTGCAATCAAATACCGAACAGAAACCATGTATAAAGGAGGCATCTGTTCGGTCATAAAATGAATGAACAGGTAGGTCGATCCCCAAAGTATATAGACGGAAATCAGGTTTGCCCAGAGTGTAACACGGTTTGGTTTGGTCGAAACAGGAGAGGTAATGGCTTGCATACAACAGACTGAAGGATGCTGAAGTAACACCAAAATATTGTATTTTTCTCCGTTTATGAACCGTTTTTTCGGACTTTTTGAAATTGATTATAAAAATTCTCTCTAGGGTTTTACTAGGATTAGTACAAAACCTGAGTGTTATTGGCTTCCAGCGCTTTAATCTGGGGTGCGTATGGGCTGTCCATAGCCTCCCGACCAAAGAGGGGATTGCTGCTTAAATAAACTTTCTTCAAGCTTTTTAAGCTTGTGAGCATACTCGGAAACTCGCGTAATTCATTGTTATTTAATGCCAGTTCTTCCAGCGTAGAAAACGATTTCAAGACGGGAGGAGCTACCGAAATCGAGTTATAGCCTAGGTCGAGAACGTGTAGCGTACGCAATCGCTGTAGTTTGTCGGGAAGCTGGCTAATTCGGTTATGATGGGCGAACAAGACGGTCAACCGGCGTAGTTTTCCCAGGGAAGCAGGTAAGTCGCGCACTTTATTGTGGGCAATGGCCAATTGCTCCAGCCGCTTCATCCGACCGATCTGGCCAGGTAGTGTGGTCAGGTTGTTGTAGTACAGATCCAGCACTTTGACATGCTTGAGTCGTCCGATGGTTTTGGGCAGTTGCGTCAATCCCACATTATAAAGGTTCAAGTCGTTGAGCCGACGCAATCGGCTTATGGCTCTGATGTTAAGTTCTTTTAGGTCATTGTTGCCCAGCCAAAGGCTTTCGAGACGACGATTTTCCTGGATAGACGCTGGGATTTGGGTTAGATTGTTCTTCTGCAAATTAATCGCCTTCACGACTGTATTGCGTGTAAAGAAAACGCTATCCTCACGTAGACGGTTTGACATCAGGTCAAGCCTGGTCAATCTGGGAAGCGCCGTTAGTTGGGCGGGCAACGAAGTCAGGTAGTTGGAGCCCAGACTAATTTCTTCTACATTGACGAAACGGTAAATGATTGGCGGAACCTGTTCGAGTTCCAGGTTAGCGAAAAGAATCTTTTTCACTGTATCGGGGCGTGTGGTTTGAGCTGCGGAGGCAAGGTCGCCGATAACGCCGGGTCCTTTCGGTGTTTTCCGGGCAGAAGGGCCCATAATGCTCAATTGGCTACCGATGCGGAACGTTGTCCAGACGAGCGAGGATGTAACGGGTAATGGATGCTTCGTCAGGTAGGTTGATAGCAGGGCTAGTAGGGTTTGCTCTGTCTTAAGCGATGGCCGGACGTTGGCGATCGTATATTGGTAATGTAGCCGATCCGCGAATCCGTCGGCCCGGACATACAGTTCTGTGCTTAAAAGGAACGAGCTATCCGGGCGGAAGTTATTCTTTTTAAGAAAACGTCTGAAGTCGAGCCAGTAATCACTAATTAGTTTCTGGAAGGTTAAGTCGCGCACTGTGGCTCGTTCGCTCTCACTAACGGCCATGGGATAACTCCGGTTTAATGCTTTGACATCCACCACACTATTCATTGGTGCAATAACAACCTGCGGCCACGCGTGTAGCGCCAGCAACCCAAAAAATGCGAGCAGGATTACCTTTTTCATATCGGAACGTGTTTTTTAGGTAAATAACGATAAATATAGTTAAATGGCGCAAAAAAGAACCGGGATTTATTTTATTGATTGATCTGATTTTGGCTTTCAGAAAAAGCATATTCTAAAATCAGATCAGTCAATAAAGTTTTATAGCTGTTACTAGTCAGCTTCTGACACCCCGAAGCGATATTTCTTTTGTAACTTTTAGATACGTCTCTGAACCACGGGCATCGACACGTTGGGTAAGCGGGGGAGTACCAGTCGGGCAAAATACTCGGATTCCTCCAGAAGCGGGTAGCCGGAGAAAATAAAGGCCCGCATGCCCATGTCCATGTAGCGGTTTATTTTTTCAACGATCTGATCAGCACTGCCCACTAAGGCACCACCCGCTCCAGAACGAGCTTTCCCGATATCGGTCCACAACAGGGGTTCGACAAACCCGTCGGAGTCCGCTCCTTCGCGCAGTTCGTTTTGACGCTTTACGCCCAGTGACCAGGAGCTTTGGGACGCATTTTTCAGCGCAGCCCCGCGCACCGGATCGAACTTCGACATGATGTGCTTCGACCAGGCGCGGGCTTCGGCCTCTGTTTCGCGCACGATGACGTGTATCCGTAACCCAAAGTCAATGGTGCGGCCATATTGGGCGGCTCGTTCGGCTACGTCCTGCATGTTGGCGTAGAGCATTTCTTCGTTCTCCGGCCACATCAAGAACACGTCACAATAGCGGGCGCAGACGTCTCTGGCACCGGGCGATGTCCCACCGAAATACAGCAATGGGCCGCCATTTTGCTGGTAGGGCTTAATTGGACTCGTATCCAGGCTGATTTTTCCATAAACGGGGCCATCGTGTTCAATCCGGTCCTGGGT
It encodes:
- a CDS encoding MlaE family ABC transporter permease; translation: MQSDTTKSTDRPVVTRRLDSFFLNLADVASFVGRFFREAAMPPYEFKEIIRQCYEVGFRSLLLISTTGFITGIVFTNQSRPSLSEFGATSWLPSLIAIAIVRALGPLVTALIAAGKVGSSIGAELGSMNVTEQIDAMEVSGTDPFKFLVVSRVLATSFTIPLLTMYTILVGLLGAYINVNQNEQTSFTSFMQEVFGAITYLDIFASITKSIAFGFTIGMVGCYKGYHSSKGTEGVGKAANSAVVTSMFLVFIEELLSLQIIGALRGS
- a CDS encoding CvfB family protein, encoding MIDIGRINTLTALRQTSVGFFLGDLTDRKSQDFSNDILLPNKYVPDTLAVDDDIDVFVYTDSEDRPIATTLTPAIQRNEFAALQVVSVTSAGAFLDWGLEKDLLVPHREQAWPMEVGTWYVVFMYLDETTNRLVASSKVNRFLDPDVSDLFVGEEVQLLAYELTDLGVNVIINNRYRGLVYANEIFRTVRPGDPLIGYIKNIRDDGRVDVSLQRAGFENVEPNARRILAMLKAENGFLPLTDNTSPEAIYAALEMSKKTFKKAIGTLYRERKILIEDKGIRLV
- a CDS encoding lytic transglycosylase domain-containing protein — translated: MAFIRPAVTVAAKLIAPSLGSSAIPNLHPSRTGAVTQSDATALLDRRSDVSAIIQPILATAPELPLLDVDFCGECLPLDQTDVVDRWKHVFTLFRTHASDLGNLRQRAETFFPIIDPILEKYDIPDDFRYVPLAESALQPKAVSRAGAAGYWQLMPGTARALGLKVGGRIDERFNVLKATEAACKYLRTLYTQLGSWSLVAAAYNAGPGYMKNQLKRDDQRDYYRMKLPRETRYYLYRVLLYKEVMSRPDDYSSFLSPVLQTAYRPFGRSGASIG
- a CDS encoding IlvD/Edd family dehydratase; the encoded protein is MPLRSRDWFGRTGKDGFIYRAWMKNQGFPHHEFEGKPVIGICNTWSELTPCNAHFRELAEAIKRGVWEAGGFPLEFPVMSLGECQIKPTAMLFRNLASMDVEESIRGNSIDGVILMCGCDKTTPSLVMGACSVDIPTMVVSGGPMLAGRFQGRKIGTSDLWRFAESFKMGEMSQAEFIAAEASMARSQGHCAVMGTASTMAAMVESLGLSLPDNATIPAADSRRKVLAHMTGVRMVELVKEGVKPSQILTRQAFENAIMVNAALGGSTNFILHLTAIAGRVGVDLSLDDFDTLSAKIPLLANLQPSGEHFVEDLFYAGGLPAVIRELRDVLNNDAITVNGHSIGENCADAQCYDPAVIASVGQPFKPESGVAVLRGNLCPNGAVLKPSAASPHLMQHTGRAVVFENIDDYKARIDDPDLDVDPTCVLVLKNVGPKGYPGMPEVGNMQLPAKILEQGVHDMVRISDGRMSGTGFGTVVLHVSPESAVGGNLALVQNGDLITLDVENRSLHLHVSDQELAGRLVHFKPLDLGYSRGYVNLYIRHVTQAHEGADFDFLRGGSGSEVKRDSH
- a CDS encoding SDR family NAD(P)-dependent oxidoreductase; protein product: MPTTFENQTVLITGAGVGIGFAIARALALQGANVLLNDYDEGLAQKAADDIRQAGGVCHALPGDASDVSFIQTMVDTAVRLFGSLDIAIANAGITIFGDIFTTTPDSFEKIVNLNLRGSFFLAQAASLQMRRQGKGGSMLFMSSVVGHQAHPGLPVYSMTKAGLEMLAKQLVIDFSPLGITVNAIAPGATLTERTLDDPTYIPIWSRITPMGRPATVDDIANAALFLVSPASRHITGQSLVVDGGWTSVSPPPV
- a CDS encoding EamA family transporter, which produces MQAITSPVSTKPNRVTLWANLISVYILWGSTYLFIHFMTEQMPPLYMVSVRYLIAGVILYSYARVSGTPNPTLAEWKSSGIIGILLLAVANGCLSLGIQYIPSGMAALMGGLLPVYLLSLNWISFGKKRPSNLALAGLAIGLLGIYLLVKPDKLQGTGGVDAKLIGVGLVAAGNFAWAIGTLLTPRLSLPSGTISSGIQMIIGGLVLMPISLALEPVSLFSIFDAPGKAIGSMIYLVIFGSIIGFSSYSWLARNATPQLLSTYAFVNPVVAMLLGTTFAGEVFSSQSFVGAVVALVGVVLITLGRK
- a CDS encoding leucine-rich repeat domain-containing protein; protein product: MKKVILLAFFGLLALHAWPQVVIAPMNSVVDVKALNRSYPMAVSESERATVRDLTFQKLISDYWLDFRRFLKKNNFRPDSSFLLSTELYVRADGFADRLHYQYTIANVRPSLKTEQTLLALLSTYLTKHPLPVTSSLVWTTFRIGSQLSIMGPSARKTPKGPGVIGDLASAAQTTRPDTVKKILFANLELEQVPPIIYRFVNVEEISLGSNYLTSLPAQLTALPRLTRLDLMSNRLREDSVFFTRNTVVKAINLQKNNLTQIPASIQENRRLESLWLGNNDLKELNIRAISRLRRLNDLNLYNVGLTQLPKTIGRLKHVKVLDLYYNNLTTLPGQIGRMKRLEQLAIAHNKVRDLPASLGKLRRLTVLFAHHNRISQLPDKLQRLRTLHVLDLGYNSISVAPPVLKSFSTLEELALNNNELREFPSMLTSLKSLKKVYLSSNPLFGREAMDSPYAPQIKALEANNTQVLY
- a CDS encoding LLM class flavin-dependent oxidoreductase, encoding MLQQPIQPVSIRTPQRVCELSWFSDLCGEDTEFLSLRDPARSTFAHCRNIALKADQLGFSNLLLPTSYMPGQEVVPFAGGVAPDLQQISLLTAIRCGEMHPPMLARTLASLDHMLQGRLTINIINSDLPGYREDADFRYQRCAETIQILRQAWTQDRIEHDGPVYGKISLDTSPIKPYQQNGGPLLYFGGTSPGARDVCARYCDVFLMWPENEEMLYANMQDVAERAAQYGRTIDFGLRIHVIVRETEAEARAWSKHIMSKFDPVRGAALKNASQSSWSLGVKRQNELREGADSDGFVEPLLWTDIGKARSGAGGALVGSADQIVEKINRYMDMGMRAFIFSGYPLLEESEYFARLVLPRLPNVSMPVVQRRI